Within Archangium lipolyticum, the genomic segment TTAAGCCCTCCAGAGCCGATGGTACTCCGCGGGAAACCGCGCGGGAGAGTAGGTCGCTGCCGGATTTTTTTTGAAGGCCCCGAGTCCTCACACCCCGTGAGAACTCGGGGCCTTCGCCTTTGCGGGCCTTGCGTGCTCCGCACGAGACCAGGTTCGTGGCGCTTCCAGGCCCGCGAGGTCGGCCGCTCGCTCCCCTCCAGCGTTCATGGCCCAAGTGGCTGGAACTCTTGGGGAATCCGCCTCCAGGTGCGGTTTGACTCCCCGTTCGTGCTCCGACTAAAGTCCCGGGTTCGTCCGGTTTTCCCACCCACTGCTCCTCGGACGGCGCTGTGGCCCTCCGGGTGCGGGCGGATCCACGCAATGAAGAAGCCGACCCTATTTGGGAAGTACCTCCTCCTCGAGCGCATCAACGTTGGCGGCATGGCGGAGGTCTTCACGGCCAAGGCCTTCGGTGTCGAAGGGTTCGAGCGGATCCTCGCCATCAAGAAGATCCTCCCGACGATGGCGGAGGACGAAGAGTTCATCACGATGTTCATCGACGAGGCGCGGATCAGCGTTCAGCTGAACCACGCCAACATCGTGCACATCCACGAGCTCGGCAAACACGAGGACACCTACTTCATCGCCATGGAGTACGTGGCCGGGCGGGATCTGCGCACGCTCCTGGAGCGCTACCGGCGGCGCAAGGAGATCATGCCCACGGCCCAGGCCGTCTTCATCGCCTCGAAGATCTGCGAGGGGCTCGACTACGCCCACCGCAAGAAGGACGCACGCGGGCAGGACCTGAACATCATCCACCGCGACGTGTCTCCGCAGAACATCCTCATCTCGTACGAAGGCGAGGTGAAGATCATCGACTTCGGTATCGCCAAGGCGGCGAACCGCTCGCAGAAGACGCAGGCCGGCATCCTCAAGGGCAAGTTCGGCTACATGAGCCCGGAGCAGGTCCGCGGCCTGCCCATCGACCGTCGCAGCGACGTCTTCGCCGTGGGCGTCATCCTCTACGAGCTGCTGACCGGAGAGCGGTTGTTCGTCGGCGAGTCGGACTTCTCCACCCTGGAGAAGGTCCGCAGCGCGGACGTGCCCATGCCGCGGCAGTTCAATCCGAACATCCCGGCGGGACTCGAGAAGGTGTTGATGAAGTCCCTCGCCCGCGATGCGGAGGATCGCTACCAGTGGGGGTCGGATCTGCAGGAGGACCTGATGCGGTTCCTCCTGGCCGGCGACGCCATCTACTCGTCCAAGCATCTGTCCGGCTTCATGAAGGAGGCTTTCGCGGAGGACATCATCCGCGAGGCCGAGAAGATGGAGCGGTACTCCACCGTCGAGCGCCCGGATCAGATCGAGACCTCGGGCGTCACCGGTGACATCTCCCGCACGCAGCGGCGGCAGCAAGCCACCCCCGCGACGCCCGTGGCCGGCCGCTCCCCCACGTCTCCCGCCCAGCCCGCCGTGAAGAGCGGTTATGTGCCTCCCCCCACCGAGGAGGAACTGGCGGAGCTCGATGGGGCAGGGGACAAGACGCAGATCGTCGACTCGGCCCGGGCCCTTCGGCCGGATTCTTCCGCTCCAGAGCCCTCGGCGAGCGTGCTGGTCGATGACAGCCTGACCGGTGAGACCGGCGGCTACCTGCCTCCCGAGGACGAGACCATTCCTCCCACGCCTCGCGAGAAGTTCCGCGGCGCCGGCAGGCAGCAGGTGGTCATCGGCGAGGAAGGGGAGGGCTACTCGGGTGCGACCGTCGTCGGACCCGCTCCCACGGCACGCCTGGACTCGGAAGAACCCGTCGAGTCCAACGCCACCCGCGTCGGCCAGATCGAATCGGGCGGCACCATGGTCAGCCCCATGCCCACCGGTCAGCGGCCGCGGCTCGAAATGGATGAGGAGGATCCGTACGCCTCCCATCACTCGGAGGCGGATCAGGACGAGCAGCATCTGTCCGAGGAGGAGCCGCCGGACGAGTATGGCGAGGAGCCTCGCACGCAGGAGACCGCGGGCGATCCCCAGGAAGAGGAGGCGACCGGCCCCATCGACATCTCCTCGACGGCGCAGAAATCCGCCCAGGAGAAGTCGAAGCCGTCGGCTCCGCGTGCCCCCTCCACTGGCAAGAAGCTCCCCCCGAAGGCCCTCATTGGCGTGGCCGCGGGCGCCGTACTGCTCGTGCTCGTGGTGCTGGGCGCCGTGTTGTTCTCCGGTCCCAGCACCGGCAGCTTGATGATCTCCGTCCAGCCCGCCGAGGGGGCCGAGGTCCGGATCGACGGGCAGGTCGTCGCTCAGAACCAGGTCATCGAGCTCTCCGAGGGCACCCACAAGCTGACCGCCACTGCTCCGGGTCATCTGCCCGCCGAGCAGGAGGTCTCCGTCGCCAAGGGACAGAGCCCCCAGGTGGTCTCCGTGTCGCTGGATGCCGAACCTCCCGCCGACGCTCCCGACAAGCCGGCCGGCGGTGACTCCCAGGTCGCCGCCGCGGGTACCGGGACTGGAACCGGTACGGGTCCCCAGACGGGCCAGACGGGCACCCCGTCGGATTCGCAGCAGCCGGAGGACGCTCCGGACGAGAAGGACGAGCCGCAGACTGCTTCGGCCACCGGAACCGGTACGGGCACGGGCACGGGTACCCCGTCCGCTCCGGAGCAGCCGGCCAAACCGACCACCTTCGCGGCGGTGTTCGTCGGAGAGGCCGGCGCGGAGATCGAAGTGGACGGCAAGCGCGTGGGCAAGACCCCCGACGCGAAGCTCTCCGACCTCTCCATCGGCAAGAGCTACTCCTTCACCGTCAAGCGCGCCGGCTACAAGCCCTTCTCGAGCAAGTTCCGCTCCGAGGGGGAGACCGAGGTGAAGGTGGCCTTCGCGCTCGAGAAGGAGCAGCCACCTGCGCCTCCCCCCGAGCGTCCAGCCGTCGTGAAGAAGACGCCCGAGCCCAAGCCCGCCGTGGTGAAGGCCTCCGCTGCCGCGCCTCGGACCACCGCCAAGGGCAAGCTCGCCTGCAGCTCCAAGCCGCTCGGTGCCCAGATCTGGGTCGATGGCAAGTACACCGGCCGGGATACCCCCGCCGCGTTCGGCAACCCGGTGATCCTCCCGGTAGGCAGCCACACGGTCGTCTTCAAGCTCGACGGCAAGCAGAGCAAGCCCCAGAAGGTGAACATCACCGAGGGGGACATGGCCAAGCTCATCAACATCGCCGTCGAGTAGTCACGCATTCGTTGCCCTCTTCCCTTTGTTGGGTAAAGAGGGAGCTCCACCCGGGACCCCGACTCCCGGGTGCTGTTTCCATTAAGGTGGATCGCCATGACGACGCCCATCCGCGGCAAGGCCTCCTCGGCCGGCCCCGCGCAGCAGCCTTTCTCCTATCCGCTCCGCCGCGAGTTCGTGGAGCCCGACTGGCGGCGCCTGCCCGGCTACAAGGACGTGACCCAGACCGATTGGGAGAGCTCCGTCTGGCAGCGCAAGCACACCGTCAAGAACCTCAAGGAGCTCAAGGCCGTCCTCGGCCACTTCCTGCCCGATGACCTCCTGGCCAGCCTCGAGCGCGATCAGCGCGAGCGGGCGACGATGTCCATCCTCGTCCCGCCCCAGATGATCAACACCATGGACGAGACGGACCTGTGGAACGACCCGGTCCGCCGTTACATGCTGCCCGCCTTCGATGACCGGCACCCCGAGTGGCCCAACCACCCCAAGGCCAGCCGCGACAGCCTCCACGAGGCGGAGATGTGGGCCGTGGAAGGTCTCACCCACCGCTACCCCACCAAGGTGCTGGCGGAGATGCTCCCCACCTGCCCCCAGTACTGCGGCCACTGCACCCGTATGGACCTCGTCGGCAACGACGTCCCCCAGGTCCAGAAGCACCGCTTCCAGCTCGGGCAGAAGGAGCGCTACGAGCAGATGCTCGACTACCTGCGCCGCACGCCCACCGTCCGCGACGTGGTCGTCAGCGGCGGGGACATCGCCAACCTCCCCATCCAGGCCCTCGAGCCCTTCGTCAGCGCCCTGCTCGACATCCCCAACATCCGGGACATCCGCCTGGCCAGCAAGGGCCTCATGGCCATCCCCCAGCACTTCCTCCAGGACTCCGTCCTCCAGGGGCTGGAGCGGCTCGCCAAGAAGGCCAATGAGCGCGGCGTGGACCTCGCCCTCCACACCCACGTCAACAACGCCCGCCAGCTCACCCCCCTCGTCGGCAAGGCCGTCCGCAAGCTGCTCGACATGGGCTTCCGCGACGTGCGCAACCAGGGCGTCCTGCTGCGCGGCGTGAACAGCACCCCCAAGGATCTCCTCGAGCTGTGCTTCACCCTGCTCGATCACGCGAAGATCCTCCCGTACTACTTCTACATGTGCGACATGATCCCCAACTCGGAGCACTGGCGCCTCAGCGTGGCCGAGGCCCAGAAGCTCCAGCACGACATCATGGGGTACATGCCCGGCTTCGCCACCCCACGCATCGTCTGCGACGTGCCCTTCGTCGGGAAGCGGTGGATCCACCAGGTCGCCGAGTACGACCAGGTCCGCGGCATCTCGTACTGGACCAAGAACTACCGCACTGGCATCGAGGGCGATGACGCCGAGGCCCTCACCCGCAAGTACGAGTACTTCGACCCCATCTACACGCTGCCCGAGGCCGGTCAGCAGTGGTGGCGCGAGCAGGCCAAGGCGGCGTGATGCTCCCCCCAGTGCCGCCCTCCAAGGGCGCTTCCGCGCGTCCGGCCTCCGAGGCCGGGCGCCGGGCCCTCTTTCCCGAGGCCACGGACACCGAGTGGGCCGACTGGCGCTGGCACCAGCGTCATGCCGTTCGCAACCTCGCCCAGCTGGAGAAGTACGTCCCCCTCACGCCCGACGAGCGCGCCGGCGTGCAGGAGACCTCCTCCCTGTTCCGCATCGGCATCAGCCCCTACTACCTGTCCCTCATCGACAGGGAGCACCCGCTCTGCCCCATCCGGATGCAGTCCATCCCCGTGCGCGCCGAGGCCCGCATCCGCCCCGGTGAGCTCGAGGACCCCCTCGGCGAGGACAAGACCCGCCCCGAGGAGGCCATCGTCCACAAGTACCCGGACCGCGTGCTCTTCCTCGCGCTCGACACCTGCTCCGTCTACTGCCGCCACTGCACCCGCCGCCGCATCACCAAGGGCGGCGAGGCCGAGCTCTCCAAGGAGCAGATGCGCCGCGGCCTCGACTACATCCGCCGTCACCCCGAGGTCCGTGACGTCCTCATCTCCGGCGGAGATCCGTTCCTCCTCTCCGAGGAGCGGCTCGAGGAGCTGCTCGCCCCCCTCCACGAGATTCCCCACGTGGAGATGGTCCGCATCGGCACCCGCGTGCCCGTGTGTCTGCCCATGCGCGTCACCGACTCGCTGGCCCGACTCCTGCGCCGCTACGCCCCCGTCTACGTCGTCACCCACTTCAACCACCCCAAGGAAGTCACTCCCGAGGCCCGTGAGGCTTGTGAGCGGCTCGTGGACCACGGCGTCCCCGTCGAGAACCAGGCCGTCCTCATGCGCCGGCTCAACTCGGATGCCCGCATCATCAAGGAGCTCTCCCACTCCCTGCTGCGCATCCGCGTCCGCCCCTACTACCTCCACCAGATGGACGTCGCCCAGGGCTGCGAGCACCTGCGCACCCCCATCTCCAAGGGCATGGAGATCCTCCAGCAGCTCCGCGGCCACACCACCGGCCTCGCCGTTCCCCACCTCGCCGTCGACCTGCCCGGCGGCGGTGGCAAGGTGACCCTCCAACCCGACTACGTCCTCGAGCGCGGCGAGCACGAGACCCTCTTCCGCAACTACAAGGGCGAGCGCTACGTCTACCCCGAGCCGGAAGAGACCGACTGCTCCTGCCCCTACGACTCCGTCTGGCAGCAGCGCCGCTGGGGGTAGGGCTCCCGCCTCACTGCTCCCCGGACGGCATCTCCACCGTCGGCAGGGTCTCCGAGCCCAGCTCTCCCTCTCCCGCGGGAAGTCCCATCTCCACCTCCACCACGGGCGGCGCTCCCTCCTGCTCCTCCAGCATCACCGGGTTCTCCTCGTTGATGCCCTGCTGGATCTGGATCTCCTCCGTCCCGTTGCCCTCGGTCTTCGCCGCCGCCGCCGCCGCCTTCTCCTTCGCCTCCAGGCCCTTCTCCGCCGCCTCCACCGCCTCGTTCCCCTTCGGCCCCATCCTCGCCGTCTGTCGCGCGTAGTCCTTCGCCGACACCCCGTGCTTCTCCATCACTCCGCGCGCCGCCTCCTGCTGCTCGCGGATGATCTGCCGGCGCTCCTCCGTGCTCAGCTCCGACGGCTTCTTGTTGCCGTACGCCGCGTTCACCTTGTCCATCGCCGCCTTCTCGTCCCTCCGGATCCGCGCCATCTGCTCGGGCGTGAGATCCTCCGCGAGCACAAGGCTCGGCACGGTGAGCCAGGTCGACAGCATCAGCATGGACAGACGGCGGGTCATGGGGACTCCTGGATGGGCCTCGGTATCGTACGGGACTGCGGGGGGTCGTGGGTACAACCCGGGGGTCCTATACCCTCACCCCGTCCCTCTCCCAGAGGGAGAGGGGGTGGAGTGGCTCAGCGCTCCCGGCAGCGCGTGCAGCTGTCCGTTCCCTCCGCGCAGCTCTCCCTCGCCTGCACGCACCTCCGCGGCAGATCCGTTCGATCCGGATGCTCCGCCACCAGCTTGCAGAGGTTCTCCGCTATCTCGCACGTCCTCGTGCTCAGCGTGCATCGGTCGTCACAGGAGAGGTCTCCCTCCGTTCCCCTCGACCGTAGCTCCTCGAGTTGCGCCTCGTAGGTGGTGATCTGTTCGTCGTCCGAACCCGCTACCCGGGGTTCCACCACCTGCTTGTGACATCCCACGACGGCCAGCATCAGCAGGGCAAGGCTCGCAGCGCGCATGTGTCTCCCTTACGCGCGGCCGCTCGCTCCGTCCAGGGTCCTCAGCGCTCCCGGGGCCGGGTCTGGCCTGGGCGCTCCGGAGGCTCCTCGGCCCGGTTGCAGTACATGTACGCCGTCAACCCCAGCAGGGCCAGCACCGCCAGCTTCCTCAGCCAGTCCTCCCTCTGGCGCTTCGGAGACGTCTCCTCCTCTCGCTCGGTGGTCTCGAGCACCACCGCCACCTCCCCACCCAGTGCTCGTAATCTCCGGCACAGCGCCACCGTCTCCCCCAGCGCCGCGGGCACCACCACCGTTTCACGCTCCAGTGCCTCGGTGAGCGTTCGCGCCCAGACGTCCTCCTCCGCGTCGTTCTCCGGTGGACGGCAGGGGAGGGCCATTGCATCCGTCAGCGCCAACCCCCCCCTCAGCAGGTGCACGGAGAAGGCTTCCCGGGAGATGCCGTAGAAGGCCGCGCTCTCTTCCTGCGTGCGGCCCTGGACCAGCCGCGTCACGAGGAAGGCGGCCTGACGGTAGGGCAGCGCTCGCAGCGCGGTGCCGAGCTCGGCGGCCGTCAGCCGGGAAATGTCGGGGGCAGGGGACACGGGGGCGGCATTCTCCGTCATCCGCCGGCCGATTTCTTGAGCCATGAGCATCCCCCCCTACACTTGCCCTCATGTCGCGACCTGTTGCACTGCTGCTGCTCTTGCTCGCGCCTCTCCAGGCGCTCGCCGTGGAGACGATGCGCATCGCCATGGGCGACTCCCACGGAGAGGTGCGCGTGAGTGGCCGGGGCCTGTCCTTCGGCCCCGATACCGAGGACGCCCGCTTCTCCCCGCTCAACCAGGAGGGCGTCATCGTGCGGCGCCGTGGCTCCCGTCTGGAGCTCAATGGGGCACCCGTCATGGGCAACGCGGTGCGCTTCCGCGCGGGCGGCGCGGACTCGGACGACGCGGGCGTGCCCGGCTCCTCCCCCCTGCGCGCGGGCGACATGCAGGTCCGCGGCGACGTGGTGGTGCGCCTCTACAAGGACGGGCTCCAGCTCATCAACGTCATCCCGCTCGAGGACTACCTCACCGCCGTGCTCGGCAGTGAGATGCCCGTCTCCTTCCCTCCGGAGGCCCTCAAGGCCCAGGCCGTCGCCGCTCGCACCTACGCCCTCCAGAAGAAGCTCGAGACCTACGGCAGCCCCTTCCACATGGGCAGCAGCGTGCTCCACCAGGTCTACGGCGGCGTCAACCGCGAGGACCCGCGCACCCGCGCCGCCGTGGAGGCCACCCGCGGCGAGGTGCTCACCTACGAGCTCGCCCCCATCGAGGCCTACTTCCATGCCTCCTGCGGCGGCCGCACCGAGACCGGCCAGGATGCCCTCCAGCGAGACCTCCCCTACCTCCAGGCCGTGGACTGCCCGTGTGGCCGGCTGCCCGCCAGCCGCTGGAGCGCCACCGTCTCCGACTCCGAGCTGCATTCCGCCCTTGGCCAGTCCACCGAGGGCTTTCGCGTCACCTCCCGTACCCCTACCCGCCGGGTGAACCGGGTCGCCACCTCGGGCGGCGCCTCGCTCGATGGGGCGGCCTTCCGGCGCAAGCTCGGCTACACGAAGCTCAAGAGCCTGGAGTTCGACGTGGAGCGCACCTCGGGCGGCTGGCACTTCAACGGCCGTGGCTACGGCCATGGCGCGGGCCTCTGCCAGTGGGGCGCCAAGGCGCTCGCGGACCAGGGCCTCTCCTACCGCGACATCCTCCTGCACTACTACCCGGGGACCGAGCTCCAGCAGCTCTACTGACACATCCCGTTTCGTCGCGGCGTCCGGGCTGTTACAAGCCCCTCCTCCGTGTCGTCACTGCTCTCCGATTACGACTTCGAGCTCCCCGAGGCGCAGATCGCCCAGGCCCCCCTGTCGGCCCGCGATGCCTCCCGCCTCATGGTGGTGAGCCGCTCCTCCGGCGCGTGGGCCCACCGCCGCTTCGCCGAGCTGCCCGAGCTGCTGCGCGAGGGCGACCTGCTCGTCGTCAACGACGCGCGTGTCATCCCCGCACGTCTCCTCGGCTCCAAGGCCGGCACCGGCGGCCGGGTGGAGCTGCTCGTCGTCCGCCCCTCCGCTCCCACGCTCACCTCGCAGGCGCTCGGCGCCGCCGCCGAGGCGCTCGAGTGGATCTGCCTCGGCCAGGCCTCCAAGGGCCTCAAGCCCGGGGCCCGCGTGTCCTTCCCCGAGGGGTTGGAGGCGGAGATTCTCGAGGCGCTCGGAGGAGGGGAGTACCGGGTTCGCTTCCACGCCGCGCCGGGTACGTCGCTCGCGGAGGTGCTGGCGAAGGCCGGCCGCCTGCCGC encodes:
- a CDS encoding serine/threonine-protein kinase; translated protein: MKKPTLFGKYLLLERINVGGMAEVFTAKAFGVEGFERILAIKKILPTMAEDEEFITMFIDEARISVQLNHANIVHIHELGKHEDTYFIAMEYVAGRDLRTLLERYRRRKEIMPTAQAVFIASKICEGLDYAHRKKDARGQDLNIIHRDVSPQNILISYEGEVKIIDFGIAKAANRSQKTQAGILKGKFGYMSPEQVRGLPIDRRSDVFAVGVILYELLTGERLFVGESDFSTLEKVRSADVPMPRQFNPNIPAGLEKVLMKSLARDAEDRYQWGSDLQEDLMRFLLAGDAIYSSKHLSGFMKEAFAEDIIREAEKMERYSTVERPDQIETSGVTGDISRTQRRQQATPATPVAGRSPTSPAQPAVKSGYVPPPTEEELAELDGAGDKTQIVDSARALRPDSSAPEPSASVLVDDSLTGETGGYLPPEDETIPPTPREKFRGAGRQQVVIGEEGEGYSGATVVGPAPTARLDSEEPVESNATRVGQIESGGTMVSPMPTGQRPRLEMDEEDPYASHHSEADQDEQHLSEEEPPDEYGEEPRTQETAGDPQEEEATGPIDISSTAQKSAQEKSKPSAPRAPSTGKKLPPKALIGVAAGAVLLVLVVLGAVLFSGPSTGSLMISVQPAEGAEVRIDGQVVAQNQVIELSEGTHKLTATAPGHLPAEQEVSVAKGQSPQVVSVSLDAEPPADAPDKPAGGDSQVAAAGTGTGTGTGPQTGQTGTPSDSQQPEDAPDEKDEPQTASATGTGTGTGTGTPSAPEQPAKPTTFAAVFVGEAGAEIEVDGKRVGKTPDAKLSDLSIGKSYSFTVKRAGYKPFSSKFRSEGETEVKVAFALEKEQPPAPPPERPAVVKKTPEPKPAVVKASAAAPRTTAKGKLACSSKPLGAQIWVDGKYTGRDTPAAFGNPVILPVGSHTVVFKLDGKQSKPQKVNITEGDMAKLINIAVE
- a CDS encoding KamA family radical SAM protein; this encodes MTTPIRGKASSAGPAQQPFSYPLRREFVEPDWRRLPGYKDVTQTDWESSVWQRKHTVKNLKELKAVLGHFLPDDLLASLERDQRERATMSILVPPQMINTMDETDLWNDPVRRYMLPAFDDRHPEWPNHPKASRDSLHEAEMWAVEGLTHRYPTKVLAEMLPTCPQYCGHCTRMDLVGNDVPQVQKHRFQLGQKERYEQMLDYLRRTPTVRDVVVSGGDIANLPIQALEPFVSALLDIPNIRDIRLASKGLMAIPQHFLQDSVLQGLERLAKKANERGVDLALHTHVNNARQLTPLVGKAVRKLLDMGFRDVRNQGVLLRGVNSTPKDLLELCFTLLDHAKILPYYFYMCDMIPNSEHWRLSVAEAQKLQHDIMGYMPGFATPRIVCDVPFVGKRWIHQVAEYDQVRGISYWTKNYRTGIEGDDAEALTRKYEYFDPIYTLPEAGQQWWREQAKAA
- a CDS encoding KamA family radical SAM protein, which encodes MLPPVPPSKGASARPASEAGRRALFPEATDTEWADWRWHQRHAVRNLAQLEKYVPLTPDERAGVQETSSLFRIGISPYYLSLIDREHPLCPIRMQSIPVRAEARIRPGELEDPLGEDKTRPEEAIVHKYPDRVLFLALDTCSVYCRHCTRRRITKGGEAELSKEQMRRGLDYIRRHPEVRDVLISGGDPFLLSEERLEELLAPLHEIPHVEMVRIGTRVPVCLPMRVTDSLARLLRRYAPVYVVTHFNHPKEVTPEAREACERLVDHGVPVENQAVLMRRLNSDARIIKELSHSLLRIRVRPYYLHQMDVAQGCEHLRTPISKGMEILQQLRGHTTGLAVPHLAVDLPGGGGKVTLQPDYVLERGEHETLFRNYKGERYVYPEPEETDCSCPYDSVWQQRRWG
- a CDS encoding SpoIID/LytB domain-containing protein, whose amino-acid sequence is MSRPVALLLLLLAPLQALAVETMRIAMGDSHGEVRVSGRGLSFGPDTEDARFSPLNQEGVIVRRRGSRLELNGAPVMGNAVRFRAGGADSDDAGVPGSSPLRAGDMQVRGDVVVRLYKDGLQLINVIPLEDYLTAVLGSEMPVSFPPEALKAQAVAARTYALQKKLETYGSPFHMGSSVLHQVYGGVNREDPRTRAAVEATRGEVLTYELAPIEAYFHASCGGRTETGQDALQRDLPYLQAVDCPCGRLPASRWSATVSDSELHSALGQSTEGFRVTSRTPTRRVNRVATSGGASLDGAAFRRKLGYTKLKSLEFDVERTSGGWHFNGRGYGHGAGLCQWGAKALADQGLSYRDILLHYYPGTELQQLY